One segment of Mugil cephalus isolate CIBA_MC_2020 chromosome 14, CIBA_Mcephalus_1.1, whole genome shotgun sequence DNA contains the following:
- the ppt1 gene encoding palmitoyl-protein thioesterase 1: protein MSAVLLCLLVAGPVLLVTSSPVYNANNGTVPLVLWHGMGDSCCNPLSMGAIKKMVEDEISGIYVLSLMIGKDVVQDTENGFFMDVNAQVDMVCSQLAQDPKLKGGYNAMGFSQGGQFLRAVAQRCPSPPMKNLISVGGQHQGVYGLPRCPGESSRICDMIRHALNSGAYTDFVQKHLVQAQYWHDPLNDDLYKKHSVFLADINQERAVNETYKKNLQLLEKFVMVKFLQDTVVDPVGSEWFGFLKTGQAKEMETLQESVLYKEDRLGLAAMDKAGKLVFLASEGDHLQFTRDWFIANLLPYLH from the exons ATGTCTGccgtcctcctctgtctcctcgtGGCTGGTCCAGTGCTGCTGGTCACCTCCAGCCCGGTTTATAACGCCAACAATGGGACCGTACCACTCGTGCTGTGGCATGGGATGG GTGACAGCTGCTGCAACCCGCTCAGCATGGGCGCGATAAAGAAGATGGTGGAGGACGAGATCTCTGGCATTTACGTGCTTTCACTGATGATTGGCAAGGACGTGGTGCAG GACACGGAAAACGGGTTTTTCATGGACGTGAACGCGCAGGTGGACATGGTGTGCAGTCAGCTGGCTCAGGACCCGAAGTTGAAGGGGGGATACAACGCTATGGGCTTCTCCCAGGGAGGCCAGTTTCT gagGGCTGTGGCTCAGCGCTGTCCCTCTCCACCAATGAAGAACCTGATCTCCGTCGGTGGCCAGCACCAAG GTGTGTACGGGCTGCCCAGGTGTCCCGGGGAGAGCTCCCGTATCTGTGACATGATCCGTCACGCCCTGAACAGCGGCGCCTACACCGACTTCGTCCAGAAGCA CCTGGTGCAGGCCCAGTACTGGCACGACCCCCTGAACGACGACCTGTACAAGAAGCACAGCGTCTTCCTGGCCGACATCAATCAGGAGAGG gctgtgAACGAGACGTACAAGAAGAATCTTCAGTTACTGGAAAAGTTCGTGATGGTCAAGTTCCTGCAGGACACTGTGGTGGATCCTGTTGGCAGTGAG TGGTTCGGCTTCCTGAAAACCGGCCAAGCCAAAGAGATGGAGACTCTCCAGGAGAGCGTGCTCTACAAAGAG GACCGTCTTGGTCTGGCGGCGATGGACAAGGCCGGAAAGCTGGTCTTTCTGGCCTCTGAGGGGGACCACCTCCAGTTCACCAGAGACTGGTTCATAGCGAATCTGCTGCCTTATTTGCACTAG
- the kiaa0319l gene encoding dyslexia-associated protein KIAA0319-like protein: MSYAHHNLLTWSLPHLLLLPLTYLWLLAAPTGVSANVCRVTGGILGIHWSSTISMGWFPLADGRGGATCWESCCLEPSCNAVWSLGGRCVLLSCLLKGGCPITSLPQPHEESLGLLQLLSKGPVKIKSRKPRNAMRSSGRRQHQKAQKVQAAATESSKLTESNPTPTSSSTVSLVQKTQKNLSQSTTGSSNITAPSPRQNSTAVDGVTPTTTAASSSSSDVSATTEAAATTTVTAPTPAVRELVVSAGESVEVTLPRNEVELNAFVVPAPTDGTNYAFDWSLITHPKDYSGEMEGKHTKTLKLSKLTVGLYEFGVTVEGDKAYGKGYVNVTVKPEPRVNKPPVAVVSPDFQQISLPTSSTVIDGSQSTDDDKVVAWHWEEVKGPLREEKVSADTPVLTLTNLVPGNYTFSLTVTDSDGATDSTQATLLVNKATDYPPVANAGPNQVIQLPKNSITLYGNQSMDDHDSLLYEWSLSPESKDKVVEMQGVRTPILQLSAMQEGDYTFQLTVTDSGGQQNTAKVTVIVQPENNKAPVADAGPEKELTLPIEQTTLDGSKSSDDQRIATYQWKKTSGPDGVKIENANSAVATVTGLEGGTYEFTLTVTDDRNLESSDTVRVIVKEEKDQPPVAHVVSSPPISLPVRTAILDGSRSTDDKGGVSYLWTREDTSPAAGDVLNNSDHQAVLFLGNLVEGKYSFILTVTDSKGQSCTDRGTVEVKPDVWERDLVELVLEVSVSQISHRQQDMLLRQVGVLLGVLDSDITVREISAFNEHSTRLVFLVSGGPGRPPLSGRSVALSLRNKLRKQKNDFLIYKARRVDTVICQLNCSGHGECDSFTRRCVCQPFWMENFIRAQFGDAESNCEWSVLYVTIASFMIVVAVATFIWGMVCCCNRRKSKARRSKSRYKMLEADEQDSLELHPPRAARLKPMTAPTSSALMHSDSDLDSDEGQGGVPWTEQERGHLLRPQNGSMRNGQGPTRAKKQREELL; encoded by the exons ATGTCCTATGCACATCATAACCTGCTCACCTGGAGCTtacctcacctcctcctcctcccgctgaCCTACCTCTGGCTCCTGGCTGCTCCCACAG GCGTGTCGGCAAACGTCTGCCGGGTCACTGGTGGGATTCTGGGGATCCACTGGAGCAGCACCATCAGCATGGGTTGGTTTCCCCTGGCGGACGGGAGAGGCGGCGCGACGTGCTGGGAGTCCTGCTGCCTGGAGCCGAGCTGCAACGCCGTGTGGAGCCTCGGCGGCCGCTGCGTCCTCCTCAGCTGCCTCCTTAAAGGGGGCTGCCCCATCACGTCTCTGCCGCAGCCTCACGAGGAGTCACTCGGCCTCCTTCAGCTGCTCTCCAAG GGTCCCGTCAAAATAAAGAGTCGGAAACCTCGTAACGCGATGCGTTCATCAGGCCGCAGGCAGCACCAGAAAGCACAGAAAGTCCAGGCGGCCGCAACG GAGAGCTCCAAACTGACCGAATCAAACCCAACTCCAACATCATCCAGCACCGTCAGTCTCGTCCAAAAAACCCAAAAGAATCTGAGCCAGTCAACCACCGGGAGTTCAAATATCACTGCTCCTTCGCCGCGGCAGAACTCGACGGCCGTGGACGGCgtcacccccaccaccacagcagcGTCTTCCAGTAGCAGTGATGTCAGCGCAACCACAGAAGCCGCAGCCACCACCACCGTCACTGCTCCAACACCGGCCG TGAGGGAGCTGGTGGTGTCGGCAGGAGAGAGTGTGGAGGTGACGCTGCCCCGCAACGAGGTCGAACTCAACGCCTTCGTGGTCCCAGCGCccacagatg GGACAAACTATGCATTTGACTGGAGTCTGATAACTCATCCCAAAGATTACAGCggggagatggagggaaagCACACAAAGACGCTTAAACTGAGCAAG CTGACTGTGGGTCTGTATGAGTTTGGGGTGACGGTGGAAGGGGATAAAGCCTACGGAAAAGGTTACGTCAACGTCACGGTCAAACCAG AGCCGCGGGTAAACAAGCCTCCGGTTGCCGTAGTTTCCCCAGACTTCCAGCAGATCTCCTTGCCGACCAGCTCTACGGTGATCGACGGCAGCC AGAGCACAGATGACGACAAGGTGGTGGCGTGGCACTGGGAGGAGGTCAAAGGTCCCCTGAGGGAGGAGAAGGTCTCTGCTGACACCCCCGTCCTCACCCTCACCAACCTGGTGCCTGGGAACTACACATTTAG TTTAACAGTAACAGACTCAGATGGAGCCACAGACTCAACACAGGCCACCCTCCTTGTCAACAAAGCCACGGACTACCCCCCCGTGGCCAACGCCGGCCCCAACCAG GTCATCCAGTTGCCCAAAAACTCCATCACTCTGTACGGCAACCAGAGCATGGACGACCACGACTCGCTGTTGTACGAGTGGTCCCTCAGCCCCGAGAGCAAAGACAAAGTGGTGGAGATGCAG GGTGTGCGCACGCCGATCCTGCAGCTGTCGGCCATGCAGGAGGGAGACTACACCTTCCAGCTGACTGTGACCGACTCGGGCGGACAGCAGAACACCGCCAAGGTCACCGTCATCGTGCAGCCAG aaaaCAATAAAGCACCAGTAGCAGACGCAGGACCGGAGAAAGAGCTCACGCTGCCGATTGAACAAACCACGCTGGACGGCAGTAAGAGCTCCGACGACCAGAGGATCGCCACCTACCAGTGGAAAAAGACCAG TGGTCCCGATGGTGTGAAGATTGAAAACGCCAACAGCGCCGTTGCCACGGTGACGGGCCTGGAGGGCGGCACGTACGAGTTCACCCTGACGGTGACCGATGACAGGAACCTGGAGAGCAGCGACACTGTCAGAGTCATCGTCAAGGAAG AAAAGGACCAGCCGCCCGTGGCTCACGTTGTGTCCAGCCCGCCCATCTCCCTCCCCGTCCGGACCGCCATCCTGGACGGATCTCGCTCCACCGACGACAAAGGTGGAGTCAGCTACCTGTGGACGAGAGAGGACACCAGTCCCGCGGCCGGG GACGTGCTGAACAACTCCGACCACCAGGCAGTGCTGTTTTTGGGAAACCTGGTGGAGGGGAAATACAGCTTCATCCTGACTGTAACCGACAGTAAAGGACAGAGCTGCACGGACAGGGGCACGGTGGAGGTCAAACCAG acGTGTGGGAGCGCGACCTGGTGGAGCTGGTGTTGGAGGTCTCCGTGTCGCAGATCTCCCACCGCCAGCAGGACATGCTGCTGCGGCAGGTCGGGGTTTTACTGGGCGTGCTCGACAGCGACATCACCGTGAGAGAAATCAGCGCGTTTAATGAGCACAG TACTCGTTTGGTCTTCCTGGTGTCAGGCGGTCCGGGGCGCCCCCCTCTGTCCGGACGCAGCGTTGCACTTAGCCTTCGCAACAAACTGCGCAAACAGAAGAACGACTTCCTCATCTACAAGGCCCGACGGGTGGATACAGTCA tCTGCCAGCTGAACTGCTCCGGCCACGGAGAGTGTGACTCGTTCACGCGACGCTGCGTCTGTCAGCCTTTCTGGATGGAGAACTTCATCAGAGCTCAGTTCGGAGACGCGGAGAGCAACTGTG AGTGGAGCGTGCTCTACGTGACCATAGCCTCCTTCATGATCGTGGTTGCTGTGGCAACATTCATCTGGGGGATGGTGTGCTGCTGCAACAG GAGGAAGAGCAAAGCGCGCAGAAGCAAGAGTCGATATAAAATGCTAGAAGCTGACGAACAAGACAGTCTGGAGCTTCATCCGCCAAGAGCTG CCCGTCTGAAGCCGATGACAGCTCCCACCTCCTCCGCCCTCATGCACTCGGACTCGGACCTGGACAGCGACGAGGGGCAGGGCGGCGTCCCGTGGACGGAGCAGGAGCGCGGGCACCTCCTGAGGCCCCAGAACGGCTCCATGAGGAACGGCCAGGGTCCGACCAGGGCCAAGAAGCAACGGGAGGAGCTGCTATAG
- the cap1 gene encoding adenylyl cyclase-associated protein 1 — MAELAGLVQRLEVAVGRLEAMSSGGGAGDSAGGAVSAYVEAFDVIVSGPLAQYLSLSKQIGGDVQKHAEMMQQGFSSQRKLLITASSSQKPSDAVLTTLLQPVSKAIQQVQAFREQNRTSPLFNHLSAVSESVPGLGWVAMAPKPCPYVKEMQDAAMFYTNRVLKEYKDKDKMHVDWVKAYLSIWTELQNYIKQHHTTGLTWSKSGPIASASAAPPSAPAGGSAPPPPPGPPPPPMDLSASAGGGGGGDAGPDTRNALFASINKGADITKALKHVSDDQKTHKNPGLRSQGAAPVRTGPKPFASPAARPAATATPTRTLPPVLELEGKKWKVENQEGVQDLVISDTELKQVVYAYKCNKSTLQVKGKLNSITIDNCKKMGLVFDDVVGIVEVINCRDVKIQVIGKVPTISINKTDGCHVYLSKDSLSCEIISAKSSEMNILVPNKDGEFTELPVPEQFKTVWDGHKLVTTATEIAG; from the exons ATGGCAGAGTTGGCGGGTCTTGTGCAGCGGCTGGAAGTGGCAGTGGGCCGTCTGGAGGCCATGTCCTCTGGAGGCGGCGCTGGAGATTCAGCTGGAGGAG CTGTCTCTGCGTACGTCGAGGCCTTTGATGTGATCGTCAGCGGCCCCTTGGCTCAGTACCTCTCCCTCAGCAAGCAGATAGGGGGCGACGTCCAGAAACAT GCAGAAATGATGCAGCAGGGGTTCTCCAGCCAGAGAAAGCTCCTCATtacagcctcctcctcccagaAGCCCTCTGAT GCGGTTTTGACGACTCTCCTGCAGCCGGTGTCCAAAGCCATCCAGCAGGTGCAGGCGTTCCGCGAGCAGAACCGCACCTCGCCGCTCTTCAACCACCTCTCCGCCGTCAGCGAGAGCGTGCCCGGCCTGGGATGGGTCGCCATG gcTCCTAAACCGTGCCCCTACGTTAAAGAGATGCAGGACGCTGCCATGTTCTACACCAACCGCGTGCTCAAGGAGTACAAGGATAA GGACAAGATGCACGTGGACTGGGTGAAGGCCTACCTCTCCATCTGGACCGAGCTGCAGAACTACATCAAACAGCACCACACCACTGGACTGACCTGGAGCAAGAGT ggTCCCATAGCTTCAGCCTCTGCTGCCCCACCCAGCGCCCCCGCTGGTGGAAGtgctcccccacctcctcctggacctcctcctccccccatgGACCTGAGCGCATCCgctggcggcggcggtggcggcgacGCCGGTCCCGACACCCGGAACGCCCTGTTCGCCTCCATCAACAAGGGAGCCGACATCACCAAGG ccCTGAAGCATGTGAGCGACGACCAGAAGACCCACAAAAACCCCGGCCTGAGGAGCCAGGGTGCCGCCCCGGTGCGTACGGGACCAAAACCCTTCGCCTCCCCGGCCGCCCGACCTGCCGCAACAGCCACCCCGACCCGCACCCTCCCCCCCGTGCTGGAGCTGGAAGGAAAGAAGTGGAAAGTG GAGAACCAGGAGGGGGTACAGGACCTGGTGATCAGCGACACCGAGCTGAAGCAAGTGGTCTACGCTTACAAGTGTAACAAGAGCACCCTGCAGGTCAAGGGGAAGCTCAACTCCATCACTATAG ACAACTGTAAGAAAATGGGCCTGGTGTTTGACGACGTCGTCGGCATCGTAGAGGTCATCAACTGCAGGGATGTCAAGATCCAG GTGATTGGCAAGGTCCCGACCATCTCCATCAACAAGACAGACGGTTGCCACGTTTACCTGAGCAAGGACTCTCTGAGCTGCGAGATCATCAGCGCCAAGAGCTCCGAGATGAACATCCTGGTACCCAACAAAGATGGAGAGTTT ACTGAGCTCCCAGTTCCCGAGCAGTTTAAAACCGTCTGGGACGGCCACAAGCTCGTTACCACAGCAACAGAGATCGCCGGCTAG